The Dreissena polymorpha isolate Duluth1 chromosome 2, UMN_Dpol_1.0, whole genome shotgun sequence nucleotide sequence GCGCTTCCCACATATGCGGGGAAATTCCCGTTGCAATCAAAGCATTTGTGATTTATATGCATAACAAATGACAGTGTTAAAATTGGGCTTATTACTGAGCTTGTTGTTATAATgaaccgcgttctgagaaagctgggcttaatgcatgtgcgcaaagtgtcgtcccagattagcctgtgcaatccacacaggctaatcagggacgacactttccgcttttatggtatttttagtttcaaggaagtccctccttaccgaaaatcaagtttaggcggaaagtgtcgtccctgattagcctgtgcggactgcacaggttaatatgggatgacactttacgcaaatgtattaagtccagttttttcagaacgcggctcTTATAATAAACATAGATACTCGTGGATCTTTCAGCCTGATTGTccactgtttgtttttcaaatgattttgaaaGTGAAAGCGTAGATTGCTCAAATCATACAAACATGTTCTGTGTTAAATTCTTTGTGCGTGTACAATTATTCCATAAATCTAATGTTAAAAAAAGTTCACGCTATAGAAaaggtataaatatatttatataagtatatTTGAAGCATGCACATATATGACAACACATGTATAATAATCACATATAACTTTACAGCAAATGTCATATATCAGTGAGAGCGTTTCCGATTGAGAGTAATAGTAAAAGGTATTGAATGGCCTAAGTATTAATATTTTCAATGTGTGTCGATCTTACTTTGTTAAGTACTTCATGGTTGATAAAATGTGTTTCTCTTATAAATAATTGCGGATAAGGGGATTTTCGCAGAACGGAACAAAAAAGGAAGTTTAACTCATTTCTCAGAATGACACAATGACAAATTGCGATATCCATGTGAACTCTTATTTAATGAGTCTTATAATAACGATTGGTTATAGCGAAAATGCATTTCTCAGTAGCTCAAATACATCCTTTGTCGCCTCTCAGTAGCTCAAATACATCCTTTGTCGCCTCTCAGTAGCTCAAATACATCCTTTGTCGCCCATCAATTCAGTATGCATATGCTTTAAATAGTAAAGAAAAGTTGTTTAAGCATGTCTTTAACATTTTCCTCTTTAGTTTTCcgcttgatattttttatattaagaaaaCCTCTTTGCATATGTTTATAGACGCGGACATGCACACATTGTTCAAACAGGCTTAAGGTTATTCGAGAAATTAGTGAAAACCATCTAGTGAAGGGAAGAATTGCAAAATCGAGACCGATACCAAATTTGCAAATAAACGGTGTTATACAGAAAGGTGGTCGTTTGTGATTGAACAGTGTGCAATGCCCGTGTCCACAAGCTAGGTCAAACGTGCTTGATCCACTGTTTAGCTGGAAAAACAAATTTTACATTCTATACCACCATTATAAAGTAAAGTCTTTGACTTAATTGACACGAAAACTCTGTCGCCAATTCAAGAATCGTGTTTTTCTACGAATTTCGTGCAATAAAGCTTTCAAAACCGTCTACAATAGTATCACCATTCGTGCGTCCTCTTGTGTATCAGTTGATGCAGATGATAAATTATGTCGTATATCTTCTGTTCTATAGTACATTTTTACATGATAATTATTTGAACTTAATTTTCTTAAATTCTGCATCGGAAGTAATCAAAAGAACGAAAATTCTTTTTACGAATTGTATCTATAATTTTTACTCAATTTATCCTTAATCATAAGACTACCGCTCATAAACGACGATTAATGTACTTATTAGACgtggttttaaaaataaatgtcttttaaaatgaGAAACTGCTCTTGTAATCTTCGAATACGTCAGTTAATAATAGCCCCACTGCTTGGAAAAGCTTTCACTATAAATATGACCACCTGCTATGCTCTACTATGAATACGCGTGTACTCCGCTAACGAACGATGCAgtcattatacatttttaagtaCGCATGCACGAtgatatgtaaataaaaattacataactTGTTATTTGACTGAATTCGTAAGCTTCCCATTTTCCGCAAGATATGAATGGTGGacttaaataaattacaaataatatattaaaatcatCTTTAAATCTCATTCACAAAATGtgtataatttatatgtttatgttttgaaCACTGTCAGTTTTTGTAACATTTATAATAACGCATAAATGTATCTACATATGCCATTAACTGTCGACTATTTACGCTAATTTACCGCACACGTCATCATTCGTTTTGCTATGGCTATGTACATGCACATCGCTTTTTTCTGGGAACTATCAATTACTTAAGTACAATGTAGCTATTCCTAGAAAACCGTTGAACATGTTAAGAAAGGTAACTGCTTCAGTCTATGTATGGAAATTTATCTTGAGTTACCTCTCTTCCTTAAGGTATATTTATAGTTGTATAATCATCGGTTTACACTGTTTAAACGCAACTTTGAACCTTCATTAATGAATCGATGTACTTTCTTTTTTGAGTGGATAAAAAATGGTTTCGTCTAAAAATAAAGCTAGTTCATTTAACAAAATTGTGCATACATGTGGATATTCGTTTAGCCTCACACCACATCTCTtctaaatattctaaatatagcacaTCCATATTCCTAGAAAATGGCTTCTAGGTAGTACAATGAGTATATAAGTTCACCGCTTATCgaatgtttgttcatttaaagtcAAAGCAGCGTTTGAGCGAACTGGCTAATACATTCAAACTGTGAATAAGTTCATTTGAAATACAAGTAGAGGGcaaataaatgtgaataaatacAAGATATGTGGAGAATTTAAACGCGGACTTTCTGTTTGTGTTAAAGTGGATGTTTCAATGAGATAAAGTCCATGGGTGTTTCTACACCATTAGTTGTTATTTATCCAATAACCCCCATGGCCGTGAAAGACAGCATCCGAGGAATGCACTGTGCAGAATGCCAACTCAAATGTAACTGTCTCTCATCCATTTGGATCCATGACTTCGGGACGTCTGGACACAAACGTCTGCAACAGGCGCCAGCGTCTACAGCGTCAACGCAGAAAGCGGCCAGACGCAAAGGGGACAGTTATTATTGTGAAAAGGATTTATCCCGGACACTAAGTGCTGTTGGATCTCTACAAGAGGGGTGTTTCTATTTTCCGGATATAAGCAGTTCTCAGGCAAAAGCGATGTTGAGGTATTGTGACGTTGGTACGTTTTTTATACGTGACAGTTCAGATTCTAGGTATTTATTCACGTTGAGCGTCAGTACAAAACGGGGACCTACGAGTATTCGAATTCTTTATGAACATGGAATGTTTTCTTTAGATGCCGACGAGAAGTCCAGAAACCATTTACCAAAGTTCGATGCGATTTTAAACTTAATTGATTATTACGTTCGCCAAAGTTCGTCGAAAACCTCTGACAAGTGCCGATTTTTGGACACTAGAGGGAAAAAGGATTTACCAATTATTATATCCAAACCAAAATTGAGTGATGTTCCATCCTTGAAGCATCTTTGTCGGACCGCAATAATTCGCTCTCTTCCGGTCGCAAGTCCGCTAGGGGTCACCTCAGTCTCGGGTCGTCTTCCGTTGCCAAAACTTCTTCATAGCTACATCAAAGATTACCCTTTTGTGTATTGAAAGTTTCTCGGAAAATGTGGCACCGTTAAAATAGCAAAACGCGGTTGGAGGCGCAGCAGACGACTACGTTTTGCGTCAGCATGAATGGATCGACGATCGTTGTGGTTCGAGGTGGATTCTAATGAGGAGTGAACAAGAGAATGAATTGAGTGGGGGAACGGTTCGGGAGAGGTTAAGTGTGAAGTATTAGTAGTCCCACAAGGTGTGCAAACTTTAAATCGCCTACCTCAACTCTTCGCACTAACTGACCTATAGTTTACGTACACAAAACCTTGCttttacattaaaatgtttataacacGCTGTTAAGGTGTACATGTACCTCGCTCAGGAAACATGCACTTTgtcatatttatttatgtgttatttatttaattgtcttATTAATGCTTTATTAAAATTGATGACATGCTAAAGATTTTGTGTGGATTCATTTAATTTCTCGAGCTAATTTTAGTAACCAGGTGTAAATTTCGAACAAAATAGCGGATTTTCCGAAATCGAGACCAGCAAGATGCACGAAGTGAACTGAAATACCGCCATCGTTAGGGATTAATGCATGTCTCTGGATTCATATTTACCCCGTTTGGGTTTGGTCAACAAAATTATCTAGGACTCCTcaacgttaacccatttatgcctagcgtctagaaaagaagcctttgcaaacagcgtagacccagatgagacgccgcattatgcggcgtctcatcagggtctgcgctgtttgcttcaaggcatttctgtaagaaatattctaaatatagaaaaaagtatgctagaaatccctaatttttgaaataaattgatccaatttagaaggatgggagagtccactaggcataaatgggttaaagtaagtCAATGGTTGATTTACCTGCCCACGAGGCCGACtcatttagattcacatgttgGTGCATTATAAGCATATTCGGGATATAATTGTAATTGAATTGATCTTTACTGTTTATGCAATTTTACCGCAAATAAATCTACACttgctatttaaaaaataaaactgcaGTGCTCACAAACGATTTAATGAAGATATCGTGATTTAATTTAGATGCAAAACGATTAATAGGATGATGTCCCATTTACATTAAGATAACACAATTTTGCCTTGAGCTATATCTGCAAGTCTAAGATATCGTTGGTCAAACCGAATGTCGAGCTTAAGGAAAAACTCGTTTGAAGCTTGATTTGatcaaaagcaaaatattgaaccgaaaaataaacagtaaaacattTGGGCAGTGCTTTGTGataaaggtgtttaatgcatgtgcgtaaagtgtcgtccaatagtagcatgtgcaatccgcacaggctaaccagagacaacactttccgcataaactgcatttttgctaagaagatactttcttttaacagaaaatataattcaagcggaaagtgtcgtccctgattagcctgtgcggacttcacaggctaatcaattcATTAAATCGGTCACCAAACTAATTTGATATTTAGGGCAATaatttatcttaaaaaataaaaaccgtTATGTTCACAGAAAAATTCTTAGTTCAAACAAAACTGATTGATCCTGATTTCATAAAATTGAATGAACCCGCTGTATTTTCTGAAAACAACAGCACACAAGTCAGTATTGGTCAAATAACTCtaataacataacataatgtATAATTATGGGTAACTATGAAGTGGTCAGTTTGTGGTCATTAGATGGTCTTTGGAAGCCTGTTAAGACTGTGATatgctttttaatatatcaaAAGTACATGACTGTTCTGAAATTTGGACATACGCTTTCAGAAAATGGTGAAATCTCCCATCTATCTCAAACAGTAACTGGCTTTCGAGTGATTATCAATGCACGATTTATCGCAAATTCGTATGTTTAAAGTTTCGTTAAAATCTTATAATTTTTAAAGAAGGATCCGTAAAAAGGGTTGAAAAAGTTGTGGTTCATTAAATAACGTTTGGCAAATGGatcttattttaaagatttaGGTTGGAAAATttcatattattttgaaaataaacgtgtaacaaatgaatttcatttttaagAAAAACGTGGGAAAATGGGTTTCAATCCAAACAAAACCCTAAGCATAAAGGTGAGATCATTTCTGCACGACTTGCACATATTGTCATTTGTATTTTTCGTGAAGGGACCGCGTCCAGTTCTTGAAATATTCGGATCCTTATTTCTTCCCAAGCACAGTTTGCGTTACCTCTGTTACAAATGAGAGCATACTTAACCGGCGTTTGTGAGAAAACGTGATCGATGTGAAAAATTAAAGTACACAAAGACGGAAGTAAATCGTATAATTGTTATAATGACGAACGTAAGTGAAGAGTAAATAAAGTACAGTAAAGTAGCGAGTGATTATCACCGCCTAGACATAATGGGCTTCATATCTCTTGAAAATATCATTCAAAACCAATGGAAAGTAGTATCATTCAATTTAATTTCCGCGTTCGTTTTTGTGTGATTTAAATGAATTGCGTAAAAAGACGTGTCGcgataaaaacacaaaaaagatgAAACTGGTAAGATTAAAACATGAAACCACGAAACGTACTGTAACTTTATCAAAGCCTATCAGTTCTTTTTGTTGTAAAGTTATATCGAAGTGAAAATTGTGGAAAACATAATTTAGCGCAATTTACAGTGATACAAtatattttactctttttttacCGGATTAAGTTTGGgtagttttgtttatttcaataacCTTTGATGGATTGGCTATTAACCGATTGAATTGACATGCCTGTAAAATGTCGTCTTCACTACATGCTGACTTTTTAAAGTAACCAATGCTGTCGTaagtaaaatcaaagcgctgaaggcactgcagttgttcgctgttgtcgtccttgattatcttgtgcgcattgcacaggctaatcattgtgcacaggctaatcttatttaacgtacattaagccccgttttccctgaaagcagccaatatgtacagatttcaatgataaacactagactgaccaatgtcgacttacaagctggtatataaactcactgctagagggtGTATATACTCACTTCTacagcagaatcatttgtcgtctgctgcagacaggcagcggtaatcgtcccttgcagagtgagttgtggttcacCGTACTTAAgacttctaagcacatactgatttgaaaAATATGCTCTGtgaattaaaaagaaatattgcTTTTTGGAAGTTTATCTCGGTTTATGTGATTTACATACATGGTCTTTTATGTGTGTCTTAAACAAGGGGAAAGCAATTAATagaaacaataagacgtttttatCGATTTTTGTTCACTCATTTTTCACTCACACATGAACTCAATTTGTTCACTCAACCAGCCCTCTTTGCCATCTGTTGTTGGAAGCGACTGCGAGGATTCTCCTTCCGGCTCCGTCGTAAGCGCCACCAGCAGGCGCCGTCTCTATTGTCAGACTGAGGTTCTTGTGACCACTGTTGCTCGAATTCCATGAGAACAACCAGCATTACGTCTCGCATTTCATCAATCAAAAGTATCTCTCAAAAATAATGCCACAACACAATATGATCATATATTGCGATAATCTTAGAAATAAGTTTggaattaaatgtttaatttatttgtgttaaGACTATTGCAATAGGATGTTGTGCTAATTTTGGTACAAAATAAGCAAGGCATTTTTTAAGGGGACAAGATCATCGTGACGTAGTTAATTACGTCTTGCTGCAGATGTGTAGGACACTAGTAGAACCAACTATTTCCGAGTATACTTGGTCCTGTTGTTAGTTTTTTAGTAAAAACTGATAACAAATTTCATGAGTTAATTAATATTATCACAACatacatgttaatgtttttatctttCAAAATTAATTGCGTGGCTGCACGTCAAGATTCCGACAGCATGTCTGCGAAGTCGATATTGATTCGCCAGAAACAATCCGATATCTTAGAGGATCTACGCCTTTTATATTGAAATTGGATTGGTCAATTTTAGCGGAAACTGAAATGCATAGTCAACACACCTTTATTCTGATGTTGCCGATGCTGttatgattgttttaataaatgccCGCACGTCTAAAGAAAaacgaaaaacaatatttaaatttaaattgagtcCTCAAATATTGAGCTGTGACATGCCTACACACCAGTAGGTATCGCTAAATAGAGTGTTATGTATTTCACCTTTGGGGTTTTAAAGACAAACTGGATAGACGTTTCATTTCAGTACATCGGGAGTTTAGATTTGTTAATCTTCTTCATTTTAATCAGTCCCTATATGGCTGTAAATGGGGACATGTTGTGTTAAATGATAAAGTTGAAACTGGAGTATTCGTTGTTTTGAAACCATATAAGGGCGGTTCGAGACGACACAACTGACCCCACCGTCGGGCCCCCTAGGCAGGAAAACTATATGCAGCTGTTCAGATATGCGATTGTTTTCAAGGGTATTACCAGGTACAGAAATAACGAATGATTGGTGGCTGTATATAATGTTATCATGTTTAAACATTATAGAAATCATGCTACTACCAAGCATTgggtacaaataataaagaacaaGAAAGCCGACGCGGTTGAAACggttaaaatcaaaacaatcgACAGCTCACAATACTTCAACACGTGTGCAATTGAACTGTGAACTTCCTGATAGACGAAATTTCGTTAAGCTTTTTATCAAAATTCTCGGTAAAACATTGTGTTCTTAAAATACCCTAAGATAAAAAAGTTTATATCCATTTAATGTTCAATTTGGACGAAATCAAAAGCGGGTGATATATTTAGGGCAGATGATATGCTGATATAAATAAACTTGTTCACATTTCACTGAAGAGAAACCCGAACTTGTCTGATATTAAGTTAAGGTTTGTGGTTTAACTTCTTTGTAACTTTTGATAGTTTTTTATGGATAAACATCAATAACAGTATTTAAACCGCTGGTGCGTGCGTCTATTTTAACGAAAACGTGAATAACCAAATGCTTGCGTGTGTTATAAAGTTGCATTGGCCAATAATTTTTACTCTTGTATGGCAAAGACGTCACGAAGTATTTCATAAAACTATTTCCGTGTTTAAGTGAATCGGATTTAACACATCAGTCCATCCCATCTTTTAAAAACCTGGTACCCGGTGTGTTATGCCACAAACAAACTGTCGAACGTGATTGCCTATTTGCAGTTAGGCTTTTTTTACCAAAAAGACGTTCTCCAACAATTTATATCGAATGCTCTTTGAAACTCGGGCCGTCCAATACGGAATACAATATTGGAGAGCCACGCGATACACATTGCGGCAAATGATCCATTAATTAAATATTCATAGATATCAGCACAAAATATAACTATTTGCATCTTTCTACTAAATTATGTCTATCATATTAATGAACGCCAACTGATGTTTTACTCAGTTTATTAAAACACACGTCTTTTTTTAATCGGCTTAAATCCCCCATGACAGTTGCTGTTGATCGGGTGCAATATGACGTCCGTGGCTGTAACACTGACGCAATGAAAGTTGCAAGTAATCCTTACTAATCGTTTAATTGAACGTTCGGCTTTAAACGTTAAGATTGGTAATACTACCGTGACGATGGGCTTGTTTGCATGTCAAAGCAGGTTGCGAAAGACCAAGGTTTCTAATTTGACGAAATGATCTCCTCATGGTAATCGGTGTTCAAATGTAGGACATGTATGTGGGATTCAaaatacactactactactattacttctactactactacttctactactactactactactactactactactactactactactgctactgctgctgctgctgctgctactgctactgctgctgctgctgctactactactactagtactactactactactcctactactactactactactactactactactactactactactactacttctactacttctgctgctgctgctgctgctgctgctgctactactactacaactactactactactactactactactactactattactactactactactactaatactactactactacttctactactactactactactactactactactactacttctactactactactactactactactactactactactactactactactactattactactactactactactactactactactactactactactactactactactactactactactactattacttctactattactacttctgcttctgctgctgctgctgctgctactactactactactactactactactactactactactactacttctacttctacttctactactactactactactactactactactactactactactactactacttctactactactactactactactactactactactactactacttctacttctactactgctactactacttctactactactactactactactactactactacttctactactactactactactactactactactactactattacttctactactactacttctactactactactactactactactactactactactactactactactactgctactgctgctactgctgctgctgctgctgctactgctactgctactgctgctgctgctgctactactactactactactactcctactactactactactactactactactactactacttctactacttctgctgctgctgctgctgctgctgctgctactactactacaactactactactactactactactactaatactactactattactactactactactactaatactactactactacttctactactactactactactacaacttctactactactactactactactactactactactactactactactactactactactattactactactactactactactactactactactactactactactactactactactattacttctactattactacttctgctgctgctgctgctgctgctgctgctgctgctgctgctactactactactactactactactactactactactactactactactactactactactactacttctacttctacttctactactactactactactactactactactactactactactactacttctactactactactactacttctactactactactactacttctacttctactactgctactactacttctactactactactactactactactactactactacttctactactactactactactactactactactactactactactactactactactactactactattactactactactactactactactactactactactactactactactactattacttctactattactacttctgctgctgctgctgctgctgctgctgctgctactactactgctactactactactactactactactactactactactactactactactactacttctacttctacttctactactactactactactactactactactactactactactactactactacttctactactactactactactactactactactactactactactactactactacttctacttctacttctgctactactacttctactactactactactactactacttctactactgctactacttcttctactactattacttctattacttctaTTGTTGTAATAGAAGTATTACAAATACTACTTCCTCTTCTACATTTGTTTTCGCTGTCTTTATTTATAGAGATTTATGTGAatggtaaaaacattaaacaaacgtACTATGACTTTTCAAATAGACTTACTAGAATTTTCCAAAGAATTTCAAAGCAGCCAGCAAggaattatacatttatttgaagtttgtcaatttTAGAAATTAATTTTGTTTCGGTGGAAAAGCAAATGTTTTTAAGCTTCGTGATTTTCTGTTCCGCTTTAGCAGACGACACTGGGGGAAACACCAGATTGAGTCACGGATTGGGGTTAGTTAATACGAtacaaaatactttatttatctATAACTTCATTTGAAAAGAACAATTTTGTTATCGTTGCAGTTTGCGCGTCGTATGAATTTTGAACTTGAATTAGGAAGCGAAGAAATCGTGGTATAGTAAAACATTAGCGGAGTGACAATTAATTGTCATCTTTATTCTCGTGTAAtgttacttctttatattatgGTTTTGTATCTAAATGTTATCGTTCACTTTTTTGTGCATTCAAATTCGTTCCTATCCCACGCAGCCGAGACATTACTTTGAACTTTTTAAGCGGGTCCACTTAGACATGCAGATGTGGCCAGCGTAGTTCGAGACGCACTGTCTGGTAtggatttaacccatttatgcatagtgggctctcccatcattctacattggatcaattaattaaaaaaaattgggatgtc carries:
- the LOC127866898 gene encoding suppressor of cytokine signaling 2-like → MGVSTPLVVIYPITPMAVKDSIRGMHCAECQLKCNCLSSIWIHDFGTSGHKRLQQAPASTASTQKAARRKGDSYYCEKDLSRTLSAVGSLQEGCFYFPDISSSQAKAMLRYCDVGTFFIRDSSDSRYLFTLSVSTKRGPTSIRILYEHGMFSLDADEKSRNHLPKFDAILNLIDYYVRQSSSKTSDKCRFLDTRGKKDLPIIISKPKLSDVPSLKHLCRTAIIRSLPVASPLGVTSVSGRLPLPKLLHSYIKDYPFVY